From a region of the Rhodococcus sp. 4CII genome:
- a CDS encoding FAD-dependent monooxygenase, whose translation MSPRTVAVLGGGPGGAYVALLLQMKNPEMTVTLYEEWPAQATFGFGVGLSTSTQQSLGHSDPKTFEMIANSSYQGHGAHLFASTGSVRFGGNSQTAIARADLLEILYTRANEAGVDLRFGERVSIDDLDAEVIIAADGVGSRTRTERSEEFGANVELGRQMYLWCGTDFPLPDALFAPAETEHGLFTTHAYPYREDRSTFLVETDPATWRAAGFDATAETIARGESDQVAIDYLEKTFEEQLQGHPLLGNNTRWTQFRNVKCKTWHHGRIALLGDAAHTAHYSVGSGTKLAMEDAISLSTALTEEASVEDAFVRYETERRPSVERLQYLAERSQFWWESYTRRLDFTPAQMMLSFLTRAGNTSLEAFQSREPDVFRDAMSVHAQRDFDGIDAGTTIAQWVIEQPFSHGTVRTVSRLTDMDNSDWQAGTVEVDIVDPWGAAADALVETVKSRSADGAPLITLTGPPTRPALLERLDIAERIRLELGIPVRVAAPQALTDDLAAGLASFRTDLICFDTRRI comes from the coding sequence ATGAGCCCGCGGACCGTGGCCGTCCTCGGTGGAGGCCCCGGCGGTGCCTACGTAGCGCTCCTACTTCAAATGAAGAACCCGGAGATGACCGTCACTCTCTACGAGGAGTGGCCGGCGCAGGCGACCTTCGGCTTCGGAGTCGGGCTGAGCACGAGTACGCAGCAAAGCCTCGGCCACAGTGACCCGAAGACATTCGAGATGATCGCCAACTCGTCCTACCAGGGCCACGGCGCCCATCTGTTCGCCTCCACCGGATCGGTCCGTTTCGGCGGCAACAGCCAGACTGCTATCGCCCGCGCGGATCTGCTTGAGATTCTCTACACCAGAGCGAACGAAGCCGGAGTCGATCTCCGATTCGGCGAACGTGTGTCGATCGACGACCTCGACGCCGAGGTGATCATCGCAGCCGACGGAGTCGGCAGCCGTACCCGAACGGAACGCAGCGAAGAATTCGGTGCGAACGTCGAACTCGGCCGCCAGATGTACCTGTGGTGCGGAACCGACTTCCCGCTCCCCGACGCCTTGTTCGCGCCCGCAGAGACCGAGCACGGACTGTTCACCACGCACGCATACCCTTACCGCGAGGACCGGAGCACGTTCCTCGTCGAAACCGACCCCGCAACGTGGCGCGCCGCCGGCTTCGACGCCACCGCCGAAACGATCGCACGTGGCGAGTCCGACCAGGTGGCCATCGACTACCTCGAAAAGACATTCGAGGAACAGTTGCAGGGGCATCCGTTGTTGGGCAATAACACCCGATGGACGCAGTTCCGCAACGTCAAGTGCAAGACCTGGCACCACGGGCGAATCGCGCTGCTCGGCGACGCCGCGCACACCGCGCACTACTCGGTTGGATCCGGCACGAAGCTGGCCATGGAAGATGCGATCTCCCTCTCCACGGCCCTCACCGAAGAGGCGAGCGTCGAAGATGCGTTCGTGCGGTACGAGACAGAACGCCGACCCTCCGTCGAGCGACTGCAGTACCTCGCCGAACGCAGCCAGTTCTGGTGGGAGTCCTACACCCGCCGACTGGACTTCACACCAGCACAGATGATGCTCTCGTTCCTCACCCGGGCCGGCAACACCTCCCTCGAGGCATTCCAGTCACGCGAACCCGACGTCTTCCGCGACGCGATGTCGGTACACGCCCAACGCGACTTCGACGGAATTGACGCCGGAACGACCATCGCCCAATGGGTCATTGAACAACCGTTCTCCCACGGCACGGTGCGCACCGTCTCCAGGCTGACCGACATGGACAACTCCGACTGGCAGGCCGGCACCGTCGAGGTCGACATCGTAGATCCCTGGGGCGCGGCCGCAGATGCCCTGGTTGAAACCGTGAAGTCCCGCTCGGCCGACGGGGCGCCCCTGATCACCCTTACCGGCCCGCCGACCCGCCCCGCCCTGCTCGAGCGACTCGACATCGCCGAGCGGATCCGCCTCGAGCTGGGCATCCCCGTTCGTGTCGCAGCGCCGCAGGCGCTCACCGACGACCTGGCCGCCGGCCTTGCCTCGTTCCGTACGGACCTGATTTGTTTCGACACGAGAAGGATTTGA